In Mauremys reevesii isolate NIE-2019 linkage group 8, ASM1616193v1, whole genome shotgun sequence, a single genomic region encodes these proteins:
- the FGFR4 gene encoding fibroblast growth factor receptor 4 isoform X2 yields MGPGTTGHRPRQESSRGHKMRFSRQRVTSHGNDYGTGWILQHLESWHPPRRALRDLLEPTPKLVGSTHTPPGCEGLVSRLSQERKGRKMQPLPCALLCLLAALTTGAQAAASPGRTMEPVLLESRLLDTEEEHLLLDPGHVLKLHCDANHSLGVAWYKEAKQLFPGGRVRIWQRTLEIAEVAYEDSGRYVCRAQDTGQSLRNFTISVVDSLASGDDDEDSNGDRSLGDSDEEPPYRRAPYWTQPQRMDKKLYAVPAGNTVKFRCPASGSPSPSIRWLKNGREFRGEHRIGGIRLRPQHWSLVMESVVPSDRGNYTCLVENQAGSIRSSYLLDVLERSPHRPILQAGLPANTTAVVGSDVEFFCKVYSDAQPHIQWLRHIEVNGSSFGPDGVPYVQVLKTADINSSEVEVLYLHNVSREDAGEYTCLAGNSIGLSYQSAWLTVLPEELVREVETPETKYSDLIIYTSVSLAVAMAAVIVVLCRMQTQASKQPLQPVAVHKLSKFPLIRQFSLDSSCSGKSSTSLMRVTRLSSSCTPMLAGVLELDLPLDSTWEFPRDKLVLGKPLGEGCFGQVVRAEAYGLDRGRPDRALTVAVKMLKDNATDKDLADLISEMEMMKLMDKHKNIINLLGVCTQEGPLYVLVEFASKGNLREFLRARRPPTPDYTFDVSAMPEEQLAFKDLVSCGYQVARGMEYLESKRCIHRDLAARNVLVTEENVLKIADFGLARDVHDIDYYKKTSNGRLPVKWMAPEALFDRVYTHQSDVWSFGILMWEIFTLGGSPYPGIPVEELFKLLKEGHRMDKPSNCTHELYMLMRECWHAVPSQRPTFKQLVEGLDKILAAVSEEYLDLSVPFEQYSPSCEDTASTCSSDDSVFTHNPLPITPCLFSYRSVRT; encoded by the exons GCTGTGAGGGCCTGGTCTCAAGGCTGAGCCAGGAGAGGAAGGGCAGGAAGATGCAGCCACTGCCCTGTGCCCTGCTTTGCCTCCTGGCAGCGTTGACAACAGGGGCTCAAGCAGCTGCCTCCCCAGGAAGGACCATGGAGCCAG tgCTGCTCGAGAGCCGCCTGCTGGACACGGAGGAGGAGCATCTCCTGCTCGACCCCGGCCACGTGCTGAAGCTGCACTGCGATGCCAACCACAGCCTGGGCGTCGCCTGGTACAAGGAGGCCAAGCAGCTCTTCCCAGGCGGGCGCGTCCGCATCTGGCAGCGCACGCTGGAGATCGCCGAGGTCGCCTACGAGGACTCGGGGCGCTATGTGTGCCGGGCACAGGACACTGGACAGAGTCTGCGCAACTTCACCATCTCTGTTGTGG ACTCGCTGGCCTCGGGTGATGACGATGAAGACAGCAACGGGGACCGTTCCCTCGGTGATTCAGACGAGGAGCCCCCTTACCGCAGAG CCCCATACTGGACACAGCCGCAGCGGATGGATAAGAAGCTGTACGCCGTCCCTGCAGGAAACACGGTCAAGTTCCGCTGCCCAGCGTCAGGgagtcccagccccagcatccGCTGGCTAAAGAACGGGCGGGAGTTCCGGGGCGAGCACCGCATCGGCGGCATCCGG CTccggccccagcactggagcTTGGTCATGGAGAGCGTGGTGCCCTCCGACCGGGGCAACTACACCTGCCTGGTGGAGAACCAGGCTGGTAGCATCCGCTCCAGCTACTTGCTGGACGTGTTAG AGAGGTCCCCGCACAGGCCCATCCTGCAGGCCGGGCTGCCTGCCAACACCACGGCGGTGGTGGGCAGCGACGTGGAGTTCTTCTGCAAGGTGTACAGCGACGCCCAGCCCCACATCCAGTGGCTCAGGCACATCGAGGTGAACGGCAGCAGCTTCGGGCCTGACGGGGTGCCCTATGTCCAAGTGCTCAAG ACAGCCGACATTAACAGCTCGGAGGTGGAGGTGCTGTACCTGCACAACGTCTCCAGGGAGGATGCTGGGGAATACACCTGCCTGGCCGGGAACTCCATCGGCCTGTCCTACCAGTCAGCCTGGCTCACCGTGCTGCCAG AGGAGCTGGTGCGGGAGGTGGAGACCCCCGAGACCAAGTACAGCGACCTCATCATCTACACGTCGGTCTCTCTGGCCGTGGCCATGGCCGCCGTCATCGTGGTGCTGTGCCGGATGCAGACCCAGGCGAGCAAACAGCCCCTGCAGCCCGTGGCCGTTCACAAGCTCTCCAAGTTCCCGCTCATCAGGCAG TTCTCCTTGGACTCAAGCTGCTCAGGAAAGTCCAGCACGTCCCTGATGCGCGTCACCCGCCTCTCGTCCAGCTGCACCCCGATGCTGGCCGGGGTCCTGGAGCTCGACCTGCCGCTGGACTCCACGTGGGAGTTCCCCCGAGACAA GCTGGTGCTGGGCAAGCCCCTGGGAGAAGGCTGCTTCGGCCAGGTGGTGCGAGCAGAGGCCTATGGGCTGGACAGAGGCAGGCCGGACAGAGCTCTCACTGTGGCCGTGAAGATGCTGAAAG aCAATGCCACCGACAAGGACCTGGCCGACCTGATCTCCGAGATGGAGATGATGAAACTGATGGACAAGCACAAAAACATCATCAACCTGCTGGGAGTCTGCACACAGGAGG GGCCACTGTACGTGCTGGTGGAATTCGCCTCCAAGGGGAACCTACGGGAGTTCCTGCGAGCCCGGCGCCCCCCCACGCCTGACTACACCTTCGACGTCAGCGCCATGCCCGAGGAGCAACTCGCCTTCAAGGACTTGGTCTCCTGCGGCTACCAGGTGGCCCGCGGCATGGAGTACCTGGAGTCCAAGAGG tgcATCCACAGGGACCTGGCCGCCCGCAACGTGCTGGTCACGGAGGAGAACGTGCTGAAAATCGCTGACTTCGGCCTGGCCCGGGATGTCCACGACATCGACTACTATAAAAAGACCAGCAAT GGCCGGCTGCCCGTGAAGTGGATGGCGCCCGAGGCCCTGTTCGACAGAGTGTACACGCACCAGAGCGACGT GTGGTCCTTCGGGATTCTGATGTGGGAGATCTTCACGCTGGGGGGCTCCCCGTACCCTGGGATCCCGGTGGAAGAGCTCTTCAAGCTGCTGAAAGAAGGGCACCGCATGGACAAGCCTTCCAACTGCACCCATGAGCT GTACATGCTGATGAGGGAGTGCTGGCACGCCGTCCCCTCCCAGCGCCCGACCTTCAAGCAGCTGGTGGAGGGGCTGGACAAGATCCTGGCAGCTGTCTCGGAGGAG TACCTGGACCTGTCCGTGCCCTTCGAGCAGTACTCCCCCTCCTGCGAGGACACCGCCAGCACCTGCTCCTCCGACGACTCCGTCTTcacccacaaccccctgcccatcaccccctgcctcttctcctACCGCAGCGTGAGGACGTGA
- the FGFR4 gene encoding fibroblast growth factor receptor 4 isoform X1, translating to MGPGTTGHRPRQESSRGHKMRFSRQRVTSHGNDYGTGWILQHLESWHPPRRALRDLLEPTPKLVGSTHTPPGCEGLVSRLSQERKGRKMQPLPCALLCLLAALTTGAQAAASPGRTMEPVLLESRLLDTEEEHLLLDPGHVLKLHCDANHSLGVAWYKEAKQLFPGGRVRIWQRTLEIAEVAYEDSGRYVCRAQDTGQSLRNFTISVVDSLASGDDDEDSNGDRSLGDSDEEPPYRRAPYWTQPQRMDKKLYAVPAGNTVKFRCPASGSPSPSIRWLKNGREFRGEHRIGGIRLRPQHWSLVMESVVPSDRGNYTCLVENQAGSIRSSYLLDVLERSPHRPILQAGLPANTTAVVGSDVEFFCKVYSDAQPHIQWLRHIEVNGSSFGPDGVPYVQVLKTADINSSEVEVLYLHNVSREDAGEYTCLAGNSIGLSYQSAWLTVLPAEELVREVETPETKYSDLIIYTSVSLAVAMAAVIVVLCRMQTQASKQPLQPVAVHKLSKFPLIRQFSLDSSCSGKSSTSLMRVTRLSSSCTPMLAGVLELDLPLDSTWEFPRDKLVLGKPLGEGCFGQVVRAEAYGLDRGRPDRALTVAVKMLKDNATDKDLADLISEMEMMKLMDKHKNIINLLGVCTQEGPLYVLVEFASKGNLREFLRARRPPTPDYTFDVSAMPEEQLAFKDLVSCGYQVARGMEYLESKRCIHRDLAARNVLVTEENVLKIADFGLARDVHDIDYYKKTSNGRLPVKWMAPEALFDRVYTHQSDVWSFGILMWEIFTLGGSPYPGIPVEELFKLLKEGHRMDKPSNCTHELYMLMRECWHAVPSQRPTFKQLVEGLDKILAAVSEEYLDLSVPFEQYSPSCEDTASTCSSDDSVFTHNPLPITPCLFSYRSVRT from the exons GCTGTGAGGGCCTGGTCTCAAGGCTGAGCCAGGAGAGGAAGGGCAGGAAGATGCAGCCACTGCCCTGTGCCCTGCTTTGCCTCCTGGCAGCGTTGACAACAGGGGCTCAAGCAGCTGCCTCCCCAGGAAGGACCATGGAGCCAG tgCTGCTCGAGAGCCGCCTGCTGGACACGGAGGAGGAGCATCTCCTGCTCGACCCCGGCCACGTGCTGAAGCTGCACTGCGATGCCAACCACAGCCTGGGCGTCGCCTGGTACAAGGAGGCCAAGCAGCTCTTCCCAGGCGGGCGCGTCCGCATCTGGCAGCGCACGCTGGAGATCGCCGAGGTCGCCTACGAGGACTCGGGGCGCTATGTGTGCCGGGCACAGGACACTGGACAGAGTCTGCGCAACTTCACCATCTCTGTTGTGG ACTCGCTGGCCTCGGGTGATGACGATGAAGACAGCAACGGGGACCGTTCCCTCGGTGATTCAGACGAGGAGCCCCCTTACCGCAGAG CCCCATACTGGACACAGCCGCAGCGGATGGATAAGAAGCTGTACGCCGTCCCTGCAGGAAACACGGTCAAGTTCCGCTGCCCAGCGTCAGGgagtcccagccccagcatccGCTGGCTAAAGAACGGGCGGGAGTTCCGGGGCGAGCACCGCATCGGCGGCATCCGG CTccggccccagcactggagcTTGGTCATGGAGAGCGTGGTGCCCTCCGACCGGGGCAACTACACCTGCCTGGTGGAGAACCAGGCTGGTAGCATCCGCTCCAGCTACTTGCTGGACGTGTTAG AGAGGTCCCCGCACAGGCCCATCCTGCAGGCCGGGCTGCCTGCCAACACCACGGCGGTGGTGGGCAGCGACGTGGAGTTCTTCTGCAAGGTGTACAGCGACGCCCAGCCCCACATCCAGTGGCTCAGGCACATCGAGGTGAACGGCAGCAGCTTCGGGCCTGACGGGGTGCCCTATGTCCAAGTGCTCAAG ACAGCCGACATTAACAGCTCGGAGGTGGAGGTGCTGTACCTGCACAACGTCTCCAGGGAGGATGCTGGGGAATACACCTGCCTGGCCGGGAACTCCATCGGCCTGTCCTACCAGTCAGCCTGGCTCACCGTGCTGCCAG CAGAGGAGCTGGTGCGGGAGGTGGAGACCCCCGAGACCAAGTACAGCGACCTCATCATCTACACGTCGGTCTCTCTGGCCGTGGCCATGGCCGCCGTCATCGTGGTGCTGTGCCGGATGCAGACCCAGGCGAGCAAACAGCCCCTGCAGCCCGTGGCCGTTCACAAGCTCTCCAAGTTCCCGCTCATCAGGCAG TTCTCCTTGGACTCAAGCTGCTCAGGAAAGTCCAGCACGTCCCTGATGCGCGTCACCCGCCTCTCGTCCAGCTGCACCCCGATGCTGGCCGGGGTCCTGGAGCTCGACCTGCCGCTGGACTCCACGTGGGAGTTCCCCCGAGACAA GCTGGTGCTGGGCAAGCCCCTGGGAGAAGGCTGCTTCGGCCAGGTGGTGCGAGCAGAGGCCTATGGGCTGGACAGAGGCAGGCCGGACAGAGCTCTCACTGTGGCCGTGAAGATGCTGAAAG aCAATGCCACCGACAAGGACCTGGCCGACCTGATCTCCGAGATGGAGATGATGAAACTGATGGACAAGCACAAAAACATCATCAACCTGCTGGGAGTCTGCACACAGGAGG GGCCACTGTACGTGCTGGTGGAATTCGCCTCCAAGGGGAACCTACGGGAGTTCCTGCGAGCCCGGCGCCCCCCCACGCCTGACTACACCTTCGACGTCAGCGCCATGCCCGAGGAGCAACTCGCCTTCAAGGACTTGGTCTCCTGCGGCTACCAGGTGGCCCGCGGCATGGAGTACCTGGAGTCCAAGAGG tgcATCCACAGGGACCTGGCCGCCCGCAACGTGCTGGTCACGGAGGAGAACGTGCTGAAAATCGCTGACTTCGGCCTGGCCCGGGATGTCCACGACATCGACTACTATAAAAAGACCAGCAAT GGCCGGCTGCCCGTGAAGTGGATGGCGCCCGAGGCCCTGTTCGACAGAGTGTACACGCACCAGAGCGACGT GTGGTCCTTCGGGATTCTGATGTGGGAGATCTTCACGCTGGGGGGCTCCCCGTACCCTGGGATCCCGGTGGAAGAGCTCTTCAAGCTGCTGAAAGAAGGGCACCGCATGGACAAGCCTTCCAACTGCACCCATGAGCT GTACATGCTGATGAGGGAGTGCTGGCACGCCGTCCCCTCCCAGCGCCCGACCTTCAAGCAGCTGGTGGAGGGGCTGGACAAGATCCTGGCAGCTGTCTCGGAGGAG TACCTGGACCTGTCCGTGCCCTTCGAGCAGTACTCCCCCTCCTGCGAGGACACCGCCAGCACCTGCTCCTCCGACGACTCCGTCTTcacccacaaccccctgcccatcaccccctgcctcttctcctACCGCAGCGTGAGGACGTGA
- the FGFR4 gene encoding fibroblast growth factor receptor 4 isoform X3, with protein MRRDGARQRGPGGGCEGLVSRLSQERKGRKMQPLPCALLCLLAALTTGAQAAASPGRTMEPVLLESRLLDTEEEHLLLDPGHVLKLHCDANHSLGVAWYKEAKQLFPGGRVRIWQRTLEIAEVAYEDSGRYVCRAQDTGQSLRNFTISVVDSLASGDDDEDSNGDRSLGDSDEEPPYRRAPYWTQPQRMDKKLYAVPAGNTVKFRCPASGSPSPSIRWLKNGREFRGEHRIGGIRLRPQHWSLVMESVVPSDRGNYTCLVENQAGSIRSSYLLDVLERSPHRPILQAGLPANTTAVVGSDVEFFCKVYSDAQPHIQWLRHIEVNGSSFGPDGVPYVQVLKTADINSSEVEVLYLHNVSREDAGEYTCLAGNSIGLSYQSAWLTVLPAEELVREVETPETKYSDLIIYTSVSLAVAMAAVIVVLCRMQTQASKQPLQPVAVHKLSKFPLIRQFSLDSSCSGKSSTSLMRVTRLSSSCTPMLAGVLELDLPLDSTWEFPRDKLVLGKPLGEGCFGQVVRAEAYGLDRGRPDRALTVAVKMLKDNATDKDLADLISEMEMMKLMDKHKNIINLLGVCTQEGPLYVLVEFASKGNLREFLRARRPPTPDYTFDVSAMPEEQLAFKDLVSCGYQVARGMEYLESKRCIHRDLAARNVLVTEENVLKIADFGLARDVHDIDYYKKTSNGRLPVKWMAPEALFDRVYTHQSDVWSFGILMWEIFTLGGSPYPGIPVEELFKLLKEGHRMDKPSNCTHELYMLMRECWHAVPSQRPTFKQLVEGLDKILAAVSEEYLDLSVPFEQYSPSCEDTASTCSSDDSVFTHNPLPITPCLFSYRSVRT; from the exons GCTGTGAGGGCCTGGTCTCAAGGCTGAGCCAGGAGAGGAAGGGCAGGAAGATGCAGCCACTGCCCTGTGCCCTGCTTTGCCTCCTGGCAGCGTTGACAACAGGGGCTCAAGCAGCTGCCTCCCCAGGAAGGACCATGGAGCCAG tgCTGCTCGAGAGCCGCCTGCTGGACACGGAGGAGGAGCATCTCCTGCTCGACCCCGGCCACGTGCTGAAGCTGCACTGCGATGCCAACCACAGCCTGGGCGTCGCCTGGTACAAGGAGGCCAAGCAGCTCTTCCCAGGCGGGCGCGTCCGCATCTGGCAGCGCACGCTGGAGATCGCCGAGGTCGCCTACGAGGACTCGGGGCGCTATGTGTGCCGGGCACAGGACACTGGACAGAGTCTGCGCAACTTCACCATCTCTGTTGTGG ACTCGCTGGCCTCGGGTGATGACGATGAAGACAGCAACGGGGACCGTTCCCTCGGTGATTCAGACGAGGAGCCCCCTTACCGCAGAG CCCCATACTGGACACAGCCGCAGCGGATGGATAAGAAGCTGTACGCCGTCCCTGCAGGAAACACGGTCAAGTTCCGCTGCCCAGCGTCAGGgagtcccagccccagcatccGCTGGCTAAAGAACGGGCGGGAGTTCCGGGGCGAGCACCGCATCGGCGGCATCCGG CTccggccccagcactggagcTTGGTCATGGAGAGCGTGGTGCCCTCCGACCGGGGCAACTACACCTGCCTGGTGGAGAACCAGGCTGGTAGCATCCGCTCCAGCTACTTGCTGGACGTGTTAG AGAGGTCCCCGCACAGGCCCATCCTGCAGGCCGGGCTGCCTGCCAACACCACGGCGGTGGTGGGCAGCGACGTGGAGTTCTTCTGCAAGGTGTACAGCGACGCCCAGCCCCACATCCAGTGGCTCAGGCACATCGAGGTGAACGGCAGCAGCTTCGGGCCTGACGGGGTGCCCTATGTCCAAGTGCTCAAG ACAGCCGACATTAACAGCTCGGAGGTGGAGGTGCTGTACCTGCACAACGTCTCCAGGGAGGATGCTGGGGAATACACCTGCCTGGCCGGGAACTCCATCGGCCTGTCCTACCAGTCAGCCTGGCTCACCGTGCTGCCAG CAGAGGAGCTGGTGCGGGAGGTGGAGACCCCCGAGACCAAGTACAGCGACCTCATCATCTACACGTCGGTCTCTCTGGCCGTGGCCATGGCCGCCGTCATCGTGGTGCTGTGCCGGATGCAGACCCAGGCGAGCAAACAGCCCCTGCAGCCCGTGGCCGTTCACAAGCTCTCCAAGTTCCCGCTCATCAGGCAG TTCTCCTTGGACTCAAGCTGCTCAGGAAAGTCCAGCACGTCCCTGATGCGCGTCACCCGCCTCTCGTCCAGCTGCACCCCGATGCTGGCCGGGGTCCTGGAGCTCGACCTGCCGCTGGACTCCACGTGGGAGTTCCCCCGAGACAA GCTGGTGCTGGGCAAGCCCCTGGGAGAAGGCTGCTTCGGCCAGGTGGTGCGAGCAGAGGCCTATGGGCTGGACAGAGGCAGGCCGGACAGAGCTCTCACTGTGGCCGTGAAGATGCTGAAAG aCAATGCCACCGACAAGGACCTGGCCGACCTGATCTCCGAGATGGAGATGATGAAACTGATGGACAAGCACAAAAACATCATCAACCTGCTGGGAGTCTGCACACAGGAGG GGCCACTGTACGTGCTGGTGGAATTCGCCTCCAAGGGGAACCTACGGGAGTTCCTGCGAGCCCGGCGCCCCCCCACGCCTGACTACACCTTCGACGTCAGCGCCATGCCCGAGGAGCAACTCGCCTTCAAGGACTTGGTCTCCTGCGGCTACCAGGTGGCCCGCGGCATGGAGTACCTGGAGTCCAAGAGG tgcATCCACAGGGACCTGGCCGCCCGCAACGTGCTGGTCACGGAGGAGAACGTGCTGAAAATCGCTGACTTCGGCCTGGCCCGGGATGTCCACGACATCGACTACTATAAAAAGACCAGCAAT GGCCGGCTGCCCGTGAAGTGGATGGCGCCCGAGGCCCTGTTCGACAGAGTGTACACGCACCAGAGCGACGT GTGGTCCTTCGGGATTCTGATGTGGGAGATCTTCACGCTGGGGGGCTCCCCGTACCCTGGGATCCCGGTGGAAGAGCTCTTCAAGCTGCTGAAAGAAGGGCACCGCATGGACAAGCCTTCCAACTGCACCCATGAGCT GTACATGCTGATGAGGGAGTGCTGGCACGCCGTCCCCTCCCAGCGCCCGACCTTCAAGCAGCTGGTGGAGGGGCTGGACAAGATCCTGGCAGCTGTCTCGGAGGAG TACCTGGACCTGTCCGTGCCCTTCGAGCAGTACTCCCCCTCCTGCGAGGACACCGCCAGCACCTGCTCCTCCGACGACTCCGTCTTcacccacaaccccctgcccatcaccccctgcctcttctcctACCGCAGCGTGAGGACGTGA